Proteins from a genomic interval of Pseudodesulfovibrio nedwellii:
- a CDS encoding cation:proton antiporter, which yields MHLDPLIIFFAFGFGYLASRVGLPPLVGYLVAGFALSTQGYTSGPIIQEIADIGVTILLFTIGLKLKIRNLLKPEVWAGASLHMLITVAIFSAGLMGLAATGMTFFAGLNLKTALLIAFALSFSSTVFAVKILEESGRSSSLNGRTAIGVLIIQDIFAVLFLTFSTGKIPSIWAIVVIGALPIARWLFMRILNRIGHGELQVLFGFFLAFVAGAWAFNIVGLKADLGALIMGMLLAPHARASDLASSLYSIKDFLLVGFFLEIGLAGLPSLATLNAALLLVMVIPIKVALFFFLFSRFRMKARTSLITTLNLANYSEFGLIVGGLAVANGWLERDWLLAIAVALSISFVIASPFNKIADTIFEKVRLLLKQFETEERHPDEEQYDAGTWQIVVLGMGRVGTGAYDYFTEKFGPVVLGIDFNADTVDTLLENGKHVGLADVSDPDFWHKLPTSGAMVRLVVLTMPNLASQLYVVKKLKERGFPGQIAAMATYDDEVDVLREAGVSTSFNVFAEAGFGLGSHICKEMDISDIKSMKPEDKA from the coding sequence ATGCACCTTGACCCGCTCATCATTTTTTTCGCCTTCGGCTTCGGCTACCTGGCAAGTCGGGTCGGTCTGCCTCCATTGGTGGGATATCTTGTCGCGGGGTTTGCGCTCTCAACGCAGGGATATACTTCTGGACCGATCATTCAGGAAATAGCCGATATAGGTGTGACCATCCTACTCTTCACCATCGGCCTCAAACTCAAAATCAGAAATCTCCTCAAACCCGAAGTCTGGGCCGGAGCCTCTCTGCACATGCTCATCACCGTGGCCATCTTCTCGGCAGGGTTGATGGGGCTGGCCGCAACAGGCATGACATTTTTTGCAGGACTGAACCTGAAAACAGCGTTACTGATCGCCTTTGCACTCAGCTTTTCCTCCACAGTCTTCGCTGTAAAAATACTTGAAGAAAGCGGTCGTTCCTCCTCGCTCAACGGCAGAACAGCCATCGGCGTTTTGATCATTCAAGATATTTTCGCAGTGCTTTTTCTTACCTTTTCCACAGGCAAAATTCCGTCAATATGGGCGATTGTCGTTATCGGCGCACTGCCCATAGCCCGTTGGCTGTTCATGCGCATACTCAATCGTATAGGACATGGAGAACTGCAGGTTCTATTCGGGTTTTTCCTGGCTTTCGTGGCCGGAGCATGGGCCTTTAATATTGTAGGGCTGAAGGCGGACCTCGGCGCGCTCATCATGGGCATGCTGCTCGCACCACACGCAAGGGCCAGCGACCTTGCATCATCCCTCTATTCCATCAAGGATTTCCTGCTGGTCGGGTTCTTCCTTGAAATCGGACTGGCCGGACTACCTTCGCTCGCCACGTTAAATGCAGCACTTTTGCTCGTCATGGTCATCCCCATCAAGGTGGCACTGTTCTTCTTCCTGTTCTCCAGATTCCGTATGAAAGCACGGACAAGTCTCATCACTACCCTGAATCTGGCCAACTACAGCGAATTCGGTCTGATCGTCGGAGGGTTGGCTGTTGCCAATGGCTGGCTCGAACGCGACTGGCTCCTCGCTATTGCCGTAGCCCTGTCCATCTCGTTCGTCATAGCCTCGCCTTTCAACAAGATAGCTGACACCATTTTCGAAAAAGTACGCCTTCTCCTGAAACAATTTGAAACCGAGGAACGCCACCCGGATGAAGAACAATACGATGCCGGGACCTGGCAGATCGTCGTTCTAGGGATGGGACGTGTTGGAACCGGTGCATACGACTATTTCACTGAAAAATTCGGTCCTGTGGTGCTTGGTATTGATTTCAATGCGGACACCGTGGACACCTTATTAGAAAATGGAAAGCACGTTGGTCTCGCCGACGTTTCTGACCCGGATTTCTGGCACAAACTTCCTACGTCAGGAGCAATGGTCAGGCTGGTTGTTCTAACCATGCCCAACCTCGCTTCTCAGCTCTATGTCGTAAAAAAGCTCAAAGAACGTGGTTTCCCTGGACAAATCGCGGCTATGGCGACCTATGACGATGAAGTTGATGTCCTCCGCGAGGCCGGTGTCAGCACATCATTCAACGTTTTCGCCGAAGCCGGCTTTGGTCTCGGTTCTCATATATGCAAAGAAATGGATATATCAGATATAAAATCGATGAAACCGGAAGACAAAGCCTGA
- the cobJ gene encoding precorrin-3B C(17)-methyltransferase, with product MIKAVSLGPGDESLLTPAARKALEEADVIAGYKGYIELTPPELLEGKEVVSTGMMGEVERVKAAVECARSGKKTVMVCSGDAGIYAMAGLILEILEAEGLLEKIPFEIIPGVAAFNAASALLGAPLMHDFASISLSDLLTPWELIEKRLAAAAGADFVIAIYNPRSRKRHDHLQKALDIIGEFRGPETPVGVVGKAYRQGQSVKAVTLSSVDVEAVDMQTVLIVGNSATRITGGRLLTPRGYHQKYDI from the coding sequence GTGATTAAGGCAGTCAGTTTGGGACCGGGTGATGAAAGTTTGCTTACTCCTGCGGCCAGAAAGGCTCTTGAGGAAGCGGACGTAATTGCCGGATATAAGGGATACATTGAACTGACGCCGCCTGAATTACTTGAAGGCAAGGAAGTCGTGTCCACCGGTATGATGGGCGAGGTTGAACGGGTCAAGGCTGCTGTGGAGTGCGCTCGTTCAGGCAAAAAAACCGTCATGGTGTGCAGCGGCGACGCCGGTATTTATGCCATGGCCGGATTGATCCTGGAAATTCTTGAAGCCGAAGGATTACTCGAGAAAATTCCCTTTGAAATCATCCCCGGAGTGGCTGCTTTCAATGCGGCTTCGGCGCTGCTTGGTGCACCGCTCATGCACGATTTTGCTTCCATCAGCTTGAGTGATTTGCTCACACCTTGGGAACTTATCGAGAAGCGACTGGCCGCTGCTGCCGGTGCTGATTTCGTTATTGCCATCTATAATCCCCGTTCCAGAAAACGGCATGATCATTTGCAAAAAGCTCTTGATATTATTGGTGAATTCCGTGGGCCTGAGACACCTGTCGGTGTTGTGGGGAAGGCTTACAGGCAGGGACAGTCAGTGAAGGCCGTGACCTTAAGCAGCGTGGATGTTGAGGCCGTTGATATGCAAACCGTACTCATTGTGGGCAATTCAGCAACAAGGATTACGGGAGGCCGATTATTGACTCCGCGTGGGTATCATCAAAAATATGACATTTGA
- a CDS encoding TraR/DksA family transcriptional regulator encodes MTDAQKQEFKVYAQAEIEALKMEIPRLKELLKPVAPDNAIGRISRMDNIVNQSVAEAQHSKSKVRLVRLKEALRRVDEDEDFGLCVECEEPIPMARLKAMPETELCVDCAE; translated from the coding sequence ATGACTGATGCACAAAAGCAGGAGTTCAAGGTGTACGCTCAGGCAGAAATCGAAGCCTTGAAAATGGAGATTCCTCGACTCAAGGAATTGCTTAAACCAGTGGCCCCGGACAACGCCATCGGACGTATTTCCCGCATGGACAATATAGTCAATCAGTCCGTGGCCGAAGCCCAGCACTCAAAGAGCAAGGTCCGGCTGGTCCGTTTGAAGGAAGCCCTGAGACGGGTGGACGAAGACGAGGATTTTGGTTTGTGTGTCGAATGTGAGGAGCCGATCCCCATGGCTCGGCTCAAGGCCATGCCTGAAACAGAACTCTGCGTGGATTGCGCGGAGTAA
- a CDS encoding pyridoxal phosphate-dependent aminotransferase: MTLKVSKRRPLVAQSEIRNMTLECARVSGVNLAQGVCDLPVPDVVIKGAEEAMKAGTNIYTRFDGLPRFREAIAAKQKRYTGMDVNPENQVVSSAGATGAFYAACLALLNEGDEVIVFEPYYGYHIVTMASLGIKPVSIILEPPNWEFTAEDLEQAVTSKTRAMILNTPSNPAGKVFSRKELELIADFAESHDIFVFTDEIYEHFVFDGHEHISPATISGMARRTITISGLSKVFAITGWRLGYAICDPEWALPIGHFSDLVYICAPAPLQIGAARGLEELGPEYYQGISDDHQMKRDMFCDTLRDIGLTPHVPDGAYYTLADVTSLPGKTAKERALHLLEKTGVACVPGSAFYSGPVGETLVRFCFAKEMDALEDAMNRLRGLG, translated from the coding sequence ATGACGTTGAAAGTGAGCAAGCGAAGACCGTTGGTGGCCCAATCCGAAATCAGGAATATGACGCTGGAATGCGCGCGAGTGTCCGGCGTGAACCTGGCACAGGGTGTGTGTGACTTGCCCGTGCCGGATGTGGTCATCAAGGGGGCAGAGGAAGCCATGAAGGCGGGCACCAATATTTATACCCGCTTCGATGGGTTGCCTCGGTTTCGTGAAGCTATAGCTGCCAAGCAGAAACGATATACCGGCATGGATGTGAACCCGGAGAATCAGGTGGTCTCTTCCGCCGGAGCCACGGGCGCATTTTACGCAGCCTGTCTTGCCCTGCTCAACGAGGGCGACGAAGTCATCGTTTTCGAGCCATACTATGGCTATCATATAGTGACCATGGCTTCGCTTGGTATTAAGCCGGTATCTATTATTCTGGAGCCGCCGAATTGGGAGTTTACCGCCGAAGATTTGGAGCAGGCCGTAACATCAAAGACCCGCGCCATGATTTTGAATACCCCATCCAACCCTGCGGGCAAGGTGTTTTCCCGTAAGGAATTGGAACTCATTGCCGATTTTGCCGAGTCTCATGATATTTTTGTTTTTACCGATGAGATATATGAGCATTTCGTGTTCGACGGCCATGAACACATCAGTCCTGCGACTATTTCGGGCATGGCTCGGCGGACGATTACCATTTCAGGTTTGTCCAAAGTCTTTGCCATCACCGGCTGGAGGCTTGGGTATGCCATCTGCGACCCGGAATGGGCTTTGCCTATCGGCCATTTTAGTGATTTGGTCTATATCTGTGCGCCTGCTCCTTTGCAGATTGGTGCGGCCAGAGGACTGGAAGAATTGGGGCCGGAATATTATCAGGGTATATCAGATGACCACCAGATGAAACGGGATATGTTTTGCGACACCTTGCGAGATATCGGCCTGACGCCTCACGTACCGGATGGCGCGTATTATACGCTGGCGGATGTGACTTCATTGCCGGGGAAGACGGCCAAGGAGCGTGCTTTGCATCTGTTGGAAAAGACTGGCGTGGCCTGTGTGCCTGGTTCCGCTTTTTATTCCGGCCCAGTAGGGGAGACGTTGGTTCGCTTTTGTTTTGCCAAGGAAATGGATGCCCTTGAGGACGCCATGAACAGATTAAGGGGGTTGGGATAA
- a CDS encoding protein adenylyltransferase SelO translates to MIFDNTYTRLPNRFFQRINPVVVEKPSLIRMNTSLAKKLGLPLPDNHIQLAELFSGNVLMDGMEPIAQAYAGHQFGNFVHQLGDGRAVLLGEAITKQGTRFDIQLKGSGQTQFSRSGDGRSPLGPVIREYVISEAMHTLGIPTTRALAMVATGETVHRETTLPGAILTRVAASFIRVGTFEYFAARNDEEALRKLADYTIQRHYPEVEKADNPYATFFNAVCHAQAELLARWMCVGFIHGVMNTDNTTISGETIDYGPCAFMDQYNPAQVFSSIDHQGRYAYNQQPLIAQWNMGCLGGCLIPLLHTDEQTAHNLGEDILASFTPSFAHYYRTGMCAKIGLSKESDHGFAHAKRLLEIMHQDHVDFTESFRILGDSITDSAQFKALFSSRETIIQWITDWRELLNQDPRSAEKTSHAMHATNPAIIPRNHRVEEAIRAAEDHGDFAPTHKLIEVLSTPYADQPNHQEYRSPPEPSERVQQTFCGT, encoded by the coding sequence ATGATTTTCGACAACACCTATACTCGACTCCCAAATCGATTCTTTCAACGGATCAACCCCGTTGTCGTCGAAAAACCCAGTCTTATTCGCATGAACACCTCACTGGCGAAGAAACTCGGTCTTCCCCTCCCCGATAACCACATCCAACTAGCCGAACTTTTTTCCGGCAATGTGCTCATGGACGGTATGGAACCCATTGCACAAGCCTATGCAGGCCACCAGTTCGGAAACTTCGTGCATCAACTGGGAGATGGTCGGGCCGTGCTCTTGGGGGAAGCAATCACCAAGCAGGGAACACGATTCGACATCCAACTCAAAGGGTCCGGTCAAACTCAATTTTCACGAAGTGGCGATGGCCGTTCTCCTCTGGGGCCGGTCATCCGAGAATATGTGATATCCGAGGCCATGCACACCCTCGGCATCCCCACCACCCGCGCTTTGGCAATGGTCGCCACCGGAGAAACCGTTCACAGAGAAACGACGTTGCCCGGAGCGATCCTGACACGTGTGGCTGCCAGTTTTATCAGGGTTGGGACTTTTGAATATTTCGCCGCAAGGAACGACGAAGAAGCACTCAGAAAACTGGCAGACTACACCATTCAACGTCATTATCCCGAAGTTGAAAAAGCAGACAATCCATATGCGACATTTTTCAATGCCGTCTGTCATGCTCAGGCAGAGCTGCTGGCCCGGTGGATGTGCGTCGGGTTCATTCACGGAGTCATGAATACCGACAATACCACTATTTCCGGCGAAACCATCGACTACGGCCCATGCGCTTTCATGGACCAATACAACCCGGCTCAGGTCTTCAGCTCCATCGACCATCAGGGGCGATATGCTTATAATCAACAGCCTCTCATAGCCCAATGGAACATGGGTTGCTTGGGCGGTTGCCTCATCCCACTTCTGCACACGGACGAACAAACCGCCCACAACCTCGGCGAAGATATCCTCGCCTCATTCACGCCGTCTTTTGCTCACTATTACCGTACTGGCATGTGCGCCAAGATCGGCCTTTCAAAAGAAAGCGATCATGGATTCGCTCATGCCAAACGGCTACTCGAAATAATGCATCAGGACCATGTGGATTTCACGGAATCATTCCGCATTCTGGGAGATTCGATCACGGATTCAGCACAATTTAAGGCACTCTTTTCCTCACGTGAAACAATCATACAATGGATTACAGACTGGCGAGAATTGCTCAATCAGGACCCTCGGAGTGCGGAAAAAACCAGCCACGCCATGCATGCAACCAACCCCGCAATCATTCCACGTAACCATCGCGTCGAAGAAGCTATCCGGGCAGCAGAAGATCATGGAGATTTTGCCCCCACTCACAAACTGATCGAAGTATTGAGTACACCATACGCAGACCAACCGAACCATCAGGAATATCGCTCCCCGCCAGAACCGTCGGAACGAGTTCAACAAACCTTTTGTGGAACCTGA
- a CDS encoding potassium channel family protein has product MNGILPEDVIVALAKGMFSLEDVIIAVLNGTLTAGIVWLFHRDRNRRLKRVGDRSQHPVEKKMLRHATLVGFIGGALDVLLLLHAEGVILITIIVVVILGLHLKAFNHHIVRMLKPGNIATWNEVSELMRIYMTMLAGFTLLNATLEGAHLLLGSAPPFGFMVNGGDIFLNSFYYTVVTMTTLGFGDIVPQTWDGKLMLIFQCLVSYIMFALMVGIITRGVVRVRDKDEY; this is encoded by the coding sequence TTGAACGGCATCCTCCCGGAGGATGTTATTGTCGCTCTGGCCAAGGGCATGTTCAGTCTGGAAGATGTAATTATCGCCGTCCTGAACGGCACGCTCACAGCGGGCATTGTCTGGCTTTTCCATAGGGACAGAAATCGACGCCTCAAACGAGTGGGGGATCGTTCGCAACACCCCGTCGAAAAGAAAATGTTGCGACACGCCACCCTTGTAGGATTCATCGGAGGAGCGCTTGATGTGTTGCTTCTGCTCCACGCCGAAGGCGTTATCCTTATCACCATAATTGTCGTCGTTATTCTTGGTTTACACCTCAAAGCATTCAATCATCATATTGTCAGGATGCTCAAACCAGGCAACATCGCAACCTGGAATGAAGTATCCGAACTTATGCGAATCTACATGACCATGCTTGCCGGTTTCACTCTGCTCAACGCCACGCTGGAAGGTGCACACCTCCTCCTCGGAAGCGCTCCACCATTTGGATTCATGGTGAACGGCGGCGACATTTTTCTCAATTCATTCTATTATACGGTGGTCACCATGACCACACTAGGATTCGGTGACATTGTACCACAAACCTGGGATGGCAAATTGATGCTGATTTTCCAGTGTCTTGTCAGCTACATAATGTTTGCACTCATGGTCGGTATCATCACACGCGGCGTCGTCCGAGTCCGCGATAAAGACGAATACTAG
- a CDS encoding phosphotransferase enzyme family protein, with protein MIERLTLWGLAPGRHIPDIELPGSPQRCMGRAPVEDDTGRVWVLEHLHPGQFDHRERIGRALSFLEGTGFPVPAYLPDLNGRFVAEHENDYYQLSPFVPGTPLPQPEFIEDKERGHNLGAVLAALHTAGANIREFDTEPPFILENYINELMAKLAPRQPKIHDALLPAIDSLVPLFEAWEDLPKALCHGDFHPLNTIWRDQSVAAVIDWEFIGIRPALFDVANCLGCIGIEDPLALVRGLTPTLLSTLQKTGCLEKTNFALLPELILGMRFAWMSEWLRRNDTEMINIEIDYIRLFSNSIDSLLPAWKNLLGQS; from the coding sequence ATGATTGAACGACTCACCTTGTGGGGGTTGGCTCCAGGCCGACACATTCCTGACATAGAATTGCCCGGCAGCCCCCAACGGTGCATGGGGCGTGCTCCGGTGGAAGACGATACAGGACGAGTATGGGTGCTGGAGCATCTTCACCCCGGCCAGTTTGACCACCGAGAACGAATCGGTCGCGCCTTGTCTTTCCTCGAAGGCACGGGGTTCCCGGTACCAGCCTACCTCCCGGATCTCAACGGACGTTTTGTGGCCGAACATGAAAACGATTATTATCAACTCTCTCCATTCGTTCCCGGTACTCCTCTGCCACAACCGGAATTCATCGAAGACAAAGAACGAGGCCACAATCTCGGTGCCGTCCTTGCGGCATTGCATACCGCCGGTGCAAACATCCGGGAATTCGACACAGAACCGCCGTTTATTCTGGAAAACTACATTAACGAACTCATGGCGAAGCTTGCACCGCGCCAACCAAAAATCCATGATGCATTGCTCCCGGCTATAGACTCGCTAGTCCCTCTTTTCGAAGCATGGGAGGACCTCCCCAAAGCGCTGTGTCACGGAGATTTCCACCCGCTCAACACCATTTGGCGCGACCAGTCCGTTGCCGCAGTCATTGATTGGGAATTCATTGGCATCCGGCCCGCACTGTTCGATGTGGCCAACTGCCTCGGTTGTATCGGCATTGAAGACCCTCTGGCCCTCGTTCGCGGCCTGACTCCAACCCTCTTGTCGACACTCCAGAAAACCGGCTGCCTCGAAAAAACAAACTTTGCCCTCTTACCGGAACTCATTCTTGGTATGCGGTTTGCGTGGATGTCTGAATGGCTCAGACGAAACGATACCGAAATGATTAACATTGAAATCGACTATATACGTCTATTTTCCAACTCCATAGATTCCCTCCTTCCCGCCTGGAAAAACCTCTTGGGGCAATCATGA
- a CDS encoding cytochrome c3 family protein — translation MKKSLIISLMVVALVCVFALPAVIAGNAAPDQITMTAPEGVKATKTAVEFPHKKHSELGIDCMVCHHKAESKEAVKGCATEGCHMDASKAAKKDPKGFYQAFHNKKSKASCLGCHKVEKKAGKAAPVSCKACHPKK, via the coding sequence ATGAAGAAATCACTGATCATCAGCCTTATGGTTGTCGCTCTGGTATGTGTTTTCGCGCTGCCCGCAGTTATTGCTGGCAATGCAGCTCCCGACCAGATCACCATGACGGCTCCCGAGGGCGTCAAGGCAACTAAAACAGCTGTCGAATTCCCGCACAAGAAGCATTCTGAGCTCGGTATCGACTGTATGGTGTGTCACCATAAGGCCGAGTCCAAGGAAGCAGTCAAGGGCTGTGCCACTGAAGGCTGTCACATGGACGCCAGCAAAGCCGCCAAGAAAGACCCGAAGGGCTTCTACCAGGCTTTCCATAACAAGAAGTCCAAGGCTTCCTGTCTTGGCTGCCACAAGGTAGAAAAGAAGGCCGGCAAGGCAGCCCCCGTTAGCTGTAAGGCCTGTCACCCCAAGAAGTAA
- a CDS encoding SDR family NAD(P)-dependent oxidoreductase, whose amino-acid sequence MTSLRNKTLVLTGASMGIGAALARELAYDGVNLVLGARTESKLTKARDACRALGVKAECLAGDVSSSNVAQELVQTAHELGNFHGFIHAAGVLAPGPTVWETTKTRFREVMNASVGAGHQLIRHATPLLLKRGEGLAVFFGSGAAERAQPGIGAYCTAKAAEEHLARQLAAEAPVITTVIWRPGIVETRMQKDARNSTGGGADQLKSVFKPWKKDGLLMTPKQSARGLVDFLHNNPRRYHGKVADIRNI is encoded by the coding sequence ATGACTTCACTCAGGAATAAAACCCTTGTCCTGACAGGCGCATCCATGGGTATCGGCGCTGCCCTTGCCCGTGAACTGGCATATGATGGCGTCAACCTCGTCCTTGGAGCGCGCACCGAATCAAAACTGACAAAAGCCCGCGATGCATGCCGTGCTCTTGGCGTCAAAGCGGAATGTCTGGCGGGTGATGTATCCTCCTCCAACGTAGCTCAGGAGTTGGTCCAAACAGCCCATGAACTCGGCAACTTTCACGGTTTCATCCATGCCGCTGGTGTTCTCGCACCCGGCCCCACGGTTTGGGAAACCACCAAAACCCGATTCCGCGAAGTCATGAACGCTTCCGTAGGCGCCGGGCATCAACTCATTCGCCATGCCACGCCTCTTCTTCTTAAACGTGGTGAAGGGTTGGCCGTTTTTTTCGGCTCCGGTGCGGCGGAACGCGCCCAACCCGGCATTGGGGCATATTGTACAGCCAAAGCCGCCGAAGAACATCTGGCCCGTCAATTGGCCGCTGAAGCTCCGGTCATTACCACGGTCATCTGGCGACCGGGTATCGTGGAAACACGTATGCAAAAAGATGCCAGAAACTCCACAGGAGGTGGTGCGGACCAACTCAAATCAGTCTTCAAACCGTGGAAAAAAGATGGATTGCTCATGACACCCAAACAATCTGCACGAGGGCTAGTCGACTTCCTTCATAATAATCCACGGCGCTACCACGGCAAAGTCGCGGATATCCGAAACATCTGA
- a CDS encoding 4Fe-4S binding protein, protein MKNISPIRFRLIVQTAFTLFCIYVGFRFAAFLAWANGLSDTFVPKPGAVEGFLPISALLGFRRFITTGEWDSIHPAGLSIFIAALLMAFLFRKGFCGYVCPIGFVSNLLERAGRRINLSKTPPKWINIPLTGIKYLLLGGFCFAIFSMDARSLEAFITGPYNMVSDAKMLAFFTSPSALSLTVIGVLALLSLIVRNFWCRYLCPYGALLGLFAWIGPIHVKRNTTTCIDCGKCTAHCPAGIRVQDKKMVRSPECIGCAQCIAECPVDGCLSFSVAGRKGIPWLTVGIGTVAVLMLVWTWAKTTGHWDSEMPSFMLKRIYTMAFGA, encoded by the coding sequence ATGAAAAATATATCTCCGATTCGTTTCCGTCTTATTGTTCAGACCGCATTCACACTCTTTTGCATCTATGTCGGATTCCGCTTTGCCGCATTCCTCGCATGGGCAAACGGATTGTCCGACACGTTTGTCCCCAAACCGGGTGCCGTGGAAGGATTCCTGCCCATCAGCGCCCTGCTCGGCTTTCGCCGATTCATAACGACTGGAGAGTGGGACAGCATCCATCCAGCGGGGTTATCCATTTTCATCGCTGCCCTGCTCATGGCATTTCTTTTTCGCAAAGGCTTCTGCGGCTATGTCTGTCCCATCGGTTTCGTTTCCAATCTCCTCGAACGTGCCGGACGCAGGATAAACCTTTCCAAAACTCCGCCCAAATGGATCAACATACCGTTAACCGGCATTAAATATCTGCTGCTCGGCGGATTTTGCTTCGCCATATTTTCCATGGACGCCCGCTCGCTGGAGGCATTCATCACCGGACCGTACAACATGGTGTCCGACGCGAAAATGCTCGCATTCTTCACCAGTCCGTCCGCCCTGTCACTGACCGTCATCGGGGTGCTTGCCCTACTGAGCCTCATCGTCCGCAATTTCTGGTGCCGTTACCTCTGTCCATATGGCGCACTTCTCGGCCTGTTCGCATGGATCGGCCCGATCCATGTCAAACGCAACACTACCACCTGCATTGATTGCGGAAAATGCACGGCACATTGCCCTGCCGGTATCAGAGTACAGGACAAAAAAATGGTTCGATCACCCGAATGTATTGGTTGCGCACAATGTATAGCAGAATGCCCAGTGGACGGCTGCCTATCCTTTTCCGTGGCTGGCCGGAAGGGCATACCATGGTTAACCGTAGGCATCGGTACCGTAGCAGTCCTGATGCTTGTGTGGACGTGGGCAAAAACCACCGGGCACTGGGACAGCGAAATGCCGTCCTTCATGCTCAAGCGAATCTACACGATGGCTTTTGGAGCGTAA
- the ffh gene encoding signal recognition particle protein, with the protein MFESLQERLGNTFSKFSGQKTLDENNIKEGLREVRLALLEADVNFKVVKQFVDQVKERALGDEVMKGLDPGQQIIKIVNEELIELLGGEQQGLDIKAKPLKLMMVGLQGSGKTTSSGKLAMFLRKQHGKKPYLVPADVYRPAAIDQLNTLARQLDVPVYPSTTDMNPVDICKDALVKAEELGCDLILFDTAGRLHIDEELMGELVNIKKECQPQEILFVADAMTGQDAVTVAESFNQKLEISGVILTKMDGDARGGAALSIKTVTGKSVKFVGVGEKLSELELFHPDRIASRILGMGDMMTLIEKAQGEIDEEEAKVMAEKMAKAEFDFEDFLGHMRKLKKLGSMEGLLKMIPGMGNIMKQMGDNVMPEDEMKRTEAIISSMTLKERRQPKLINASRKERIAKGSGVKVADVNSLIKNFKQMSKVMQSMMGGGKKKKGKFGLPNLPGLGGGKMPDMDALGGMGGMPGMPGMPGMPGMDMEEGGKRSLSKKTLKARNKKKLNKKSKKKKKKKK; encoded by the coding sequence TTGTTCGAGAGCCTGCAAGAAAGACTTGGCAACACTTTTTCGAAGTTTAGCGGCCAGAAGACCCTTGATGAAAATAACATCAAGGAAGGTCTGCGTGAAGTGCGTCTTGCGCTTCTCGAAGCTGACGTTAACTTCAAAGTAGTCAAGCAGTTCGTTGACCAAGTCAAGGAGCGAGCCCTCGGCGACGAGGTCATGAAGGGATTGGATCCCGGTCAGCAAATTATCAAGATCGTCAACGAGGAGTTGATTGAACTTCTGGGTGGCGAACAACAGGGGTTGGACATCAAGGCCAAGCCGCTGAAGTTGATGATGGTTGGCTTGCAGGGTTCCGGTAAGACCACCAGCTCCGGTAAGCTGGCGATGTTCCTGCGTAAGCAGCACGGCAAGAAGCCGTACCTTGTACCTGCGGACGTTTATCGTCCGGCTGCAATTGATCAGTTGAATACATTGGCCAGACAGCTTGATGTGCCTGTGTATCCATCCACCACAGACATGAATCCGGTGGATATTTGCAAGGATGCTCTGGTTAAGGCCGAAGAGTTGGGTTGCGATCTTATCCTCTTCGATACCGCTGGTCGATTGCATATTGACGAAGAGCTGATGGGCGAGCTTGTCAATATCAAGAAGGAATGTCAGCCACAGGAAATTTTGTTCGTGGCAGATGCCATGACAGGTCAGGATGCGGTCACGGTTGCCGAAAGCTTCAATCAGAAGCTTGAGATTTCCGGTGTGATTTTGACCAAGATGGACGGTGATGCCCGAGGCGGTGCAGCCCTGTCCATCAAGACCGTGACCGGCAAGTCGGTCAAGTTCGTTGGTGTGGGTGAAAAGCTCTCCGAGCTGGAACTCTTCCATCCTGACCGTATAGCCTCTCGTATCCTTGGCATGGGCGACATGATGACGCTCATCGAGAAGGCACAAGGTGAAATCGACGAGGAAGAAGCCAAGGTCATGGCCGAAAAGATGGCCAAGGCTGAGTTCGATTTTGAAGATTTTCTTGGTCATATGCGCAAGCTCAAGAAGCTTGGTTCCATGGAAGGTCTACTCAAGATGATTCCCGGTATGGGGAATATCATGAAGCAGATGGGCGACAATGTGATGCCCGAAGATGAGATGAAACGCACTGAAGCGATTATCTCTTCCATGACCTTGAAAGAGCGCCGTCAGCCGAAGCTCATCAATGCGAGCCGTAAGGAACGTATTGCCAAGGGTTCCGGTGTTAAGGTTGCCGACGTGAATTCGCTCATCAAGAACTTTAAGCAGATGAGCAAGGTCATGCAGTCCATGATGGGCGGCGGCAAAAAGAAGAAGGGTAAGTTCGGTCTGCCCAATTTGCCCGGTCTGGGTGGCGGTAAAATGCCAGACATGGATGCATTGGGCGGCATGGGCGGAATGCCCGGGATGCCGGGAATGCCCGGAATGCCAGGTATGGATATGGAAGAAGGCGGCAAGCGCTCCCTTTCCAAGAAGACTCTGAAGGCGCGCAACAAGAAGAAATTGAACAAGAAA